In Nilaparvata lugens isolate BPH unplaced genomic scaffold, ASM1435652v1 scaffold5601, whole genome shotgun sequence, a genomic segment contains:
- the LOC120356040 gene encoding cationic amino acid transporter 4-like, translated as MPGSRDKILSEVFSGICNKMNRCKPLSSDDVMATPLRRCLNTFDITLLGIGHMVGAGIYVLVGTVAKDQAGPGIIISFLIAGLTSMLAALCYAEFGTRIPKAGSAYVYTYVSVGEFWAFVIGWNLILEHMI; from the exons ATGCCTGGATCACGGGATAAGATCCTGAGCGAGGTGTTCTCAGGAATATGTAACAAGATGAACAGATGTAAGCCCCTGTCATCAGATGACGTCATGGCCACACCCTTGAGAAGATGTCTCAACACTTTCGACATTACACTATTGG GAATCGGTCACATGGTAGGAGCCGGCATCTATGTGCTGGTGGGAACAGTAGCTAAAGACCAGGCTGGTCCAGGAATCATAATTTCGTTCCTGATAGCCGGCCTGACGTCTATGTTGGCAGCACTGTGTTATGCTGAGTTCGGCACTCGCATCCCCAAAGCTGGCTCAGCTTATGTCTACACATATGTCAGTGTGGGCGAATTCTGGGCTTTTGTCATTGGATGGAATCTTATATTGGAACATATGATTG